One stretch of Hymenobacter sublimis DNA includes these proteins:
- a CDS encoding TolC family protein, whose amino-acid sequence MKYLKLRSGVRFLLVLALLLGLGFEAARAQTIISLDSAEAQSLRRHPRLRQSTQEIEEQRALKRGSFAPANPDFLFSAPTGEMWAPGVVQTIDLPNVYRQQRRVAQAGITLAERNRDVSRASVLRDTRLAYLTLQFAEAQVRQLTYQDSLFRVLRLATERLFTAGEVTSLQRISTDAEARQVTVLLQQATADRQAAQRRLALLLGRPSEALATSTDLGRTGAELAQTGSALLAGLPTEDSTALVRSPTLAAATQNVALSQSGISLVRARRTPALTLGYQNQAFENSALKYRFQFGLSVPIWFWTYRSQLQAATARSQAASYQLQAQRLELSSQYQQALADTRKFSASLGYYEQTGLPQSRAIISQSQRLFRAGEVSYLQLILSLNQAFAIQNTYLTTIRDYRQALIELNYLRGE is encoded by the coding sequence ATGAAGTATCTGAAATTGAGAAGTGGCGTGCGTTTCCTGCTGGTTCTGGCCCTTTTGCTGGGATTAGGTTTCGAAGCTGCGCGCGCCCAAACCATCATCAGCCTGGACAGCGCCGAAGCCCAGAGCCTGCGCCGGCACCCCCGGCTGCGGCAGTCAACCCAGGAAATTGAGGAGCAGCGCGCCCTCAAGCGGGGCTCGTTTGCGCCCGCCAACCCGGACTTTCTGTTCTCGGCCCCTACCGGCGAGATGTGGGCCCCGGGCGTGGTGCAAACCATCGACCTGCCCAACGTCTACCGCCAGCAGCGGCGCGTGGCGCAGGCCGGTATTACCCTGGCCGAGCGCAACCGCGACGTGAGCCGGGCCAGCGTGCTGCGCGACACCCGCCTGGCGTACCTGACCCTGCAGTTTGCCGAGGCCCAGGTGCGGCAGCTCACCTACCAGGACAGCTTGTTTCGCGTGCTGCGCCTGGCCACCGAGCGTTTGTTTACGGCCGGCGAAGTCACCTCTCTGCAGCGCATCAGCACCGACGCCGAAGCCCGGCAGGTGACCGTGCTGCTGCAGCAAGCCACCGCCGACCGACAGGCCGCCCAGCGCCGCCTGGCCTTGCTGCTGGGCCGCCCCAGCGAAGCCCTGGCCACCAGCACCGACCTGGGCCGCACCGGCGCGGAGCTGGCTCAAACGGGCTCGGCGCTGCTCGCGGGCCTGCCCACCGAGGACAGCACGGCCCTGGTGCGCAGCCCCACGCTGGCCGCCGCCACCCAAAACGTAGCGCTGAGCCAGTCGGGCATCAGCCTGGTGCGGGCCCGGCGCACGCCGGCCCTCACCCTCGGGTACCAAAACCAAGCGTTTGAGAACTCAGCCCTGAAATACCGCTTCCAGTTCGGCCTGTCGGTGCCCATCTGGTTCTGGACCTACCGTTCTCAGCTGCAGGCGGCCACGGCCCGCTCGCAGGCCGCAAGCTACCAGCTGCAGGCCCAGCGCCTGGAGCTGAGCTCGCAGTACCAGCAGGCCCTGGCCGACACGCGCAAGTTCTCGGCCTCGCTGGGCTACTACGAGCAAACCGGGCTGCCGCAGTCGCGGGCCATCATCAGCCAGTCGCAGCGCCTGTTTCGGGCCGGCGAAGTAAGCTACCTGCAGCTCATCCTGAGCCTGAACCAGGCCTTTGCCATCCAGAATACCTACCTGACGACCATTCGGGACTACCGCCAGGCCCTCATCGAACTTAACTACCTGCGGGGTGAATAA